The genomic DNA GGGGTTCATCTCGCCAAGCCCCTTGAACCGCTGGACCTGCGAGGGGTTACCGTCGCATTTCTCTTCGACGATCCGGTCGCGTTCGGCGTCGGTCATCGCGTCATAGGTCTCGCCGCGATACCGGATGCGATAGAGCGGCGGCTGGGTCGCGTAGACGTAGCCACCCTCGAGTAGCGGGCGCATATGCCGGTAGAAGAACGTCAACAGGAGCGTCCGAATGTGTGCGCCGTCGACGTCGGCGTCGGTCGCCATGATGATCTTCTTGTAGCGGACGTCCTCGACGTCGAACTCGTCGCCGATCCCCGCGCCGATCGCGGTGATCATGTTGCGAATCTCGTCGTTCTCTAAGATTCGATCGAGCCGGTGTTTCTCGACGTTCAGGATCTTCCCCTTGATGGGGAGAACTGCCTGGAACTCGGGGTTGCGGGCCTGTTTCGCGCTGCCGCCTGCGGAATCACCCTCCGCGATGAACAGTTCGGCTTTCTCGGGGTCTTTCGTCTGACAGTCAGCGAGTTTGCCTGGGAGGGAGGTGGACTCGAGGGCGGACTTGCGCCGCGTCAGTTCCTCGGCCTTCTGGGCGGCCATGCGGGCTTTCGCAGCCTCGACGGCCTTGGTGACGATCGCCTCGGCGGTGTCGGGGTGTTCCTCGAAGTAGGTGCCAAGGCCCTCGTGCATGGCGCTCTCGACAATCCCACGGACCTCGGAGTTGCCGAGTTTCGTCTTCGTCTGGCCCTCGAACTGGGGATCGGGGTGTTTGATCGAGATGACTGCCGTGAGCCCCTCGCGGATGTCCTCGCCTTTGAGGTTGTTCTCGAGATCGGAGAGGAGGTCGTTCTCGTTGGCGTAGTCGTTGACTGTCCGCGTCAGCGCGGTCTTGAACCCGGTGAGGTGGGTGCCGCCCTCGCGCGTGTTGATATTGTTCGCGAAGGCGTGAATCGAGCCCTGCAGCTCCTCGGTGGCCTGCATCGCGACTTCGACCTGGATGTTCTGGTCTTCGTCGTCGAAGTAGATGACGTCGTCGTGCATCGCCGAGCGCGTCTCGTTCAGATACTCGACGAACTCGCGGATGCCGCCGTCGTACTCGTAGGTCTCGGCGACGGGGCCGTCGTCGCTTTTCTCCTCGCGCTCGTCGCGGAGCGTAATGCGGACGCCCGAGTTGAGGAATGCCAGTTCCCGCAGGCGGTTCGACAGCGTCGAGAACGCGAATTCGCCCGTCTCGAAGATATCCGTGTCGGGCCAGAACCTGATCTCGGTGCCGGTCTCCTCGTCGGGCTCCATATCGCGGACCCGCTCCATGTCGCCGACGGGTTCGCCCGCCTCGAAGGCGTGGCGGAAGACACCGCCGTTACGTTTGACCTCGGCCTCGAGCCGTTCGGAGAGGGCGTTGACGACCGAGACGCCAACGCCGTGGAGGCCGCCGGAGACCTGATAGGACTTGTTGTCGAACTTGCCGCCGGCGTGGAGGACAGTGAGAATGACCTCGAGTGCGGGGCGGTCGTACTCCTCGTGTGTGTCGACGGGGATGCCACGACCGTCGTCTGCGACGGTCACCGACCCATCCTCGTTGATGGAGACGGTGATGTCGTCGCAGTAGCCGGCCAGTGCCTCGTCGATCGAGTTGTCGACCACTTCGTAGACGAGGTGGTGCAGTCCTCGAGAATCGGTAGAGCCGATGTACATCGCCGGTCGCTTTCGCACAGCCTCCAGGCCTTCTAAGACCTGAATCTGCCCGGCTCCGTACTCGCTTTCCTGGGACATGTAAAACCTGCTTTCGGGTAGTGGACCGGCCCTAATAAAAGTCACGTGTACGCGCGCGAGCGCGAGCCGTCATACGACGGCCTCCCAAGGGCCGACGACGGCTGGCCTGTTACAGGAACGCGTCGAACGCCTCGTGACCCTCGATCTCGACGCCTTCGTCGGTGATCTCCGCGAGGAAGACGCCGTTGCCGGAGCCGGTGTCGCGCTCGACGGCCGATTTGATCGCGCGGGCCGCGATGGACGTGGCGTCTTCGAGCGAGAGGTCGTCGTCGTACTCCTGCTCGAGGAGGCCGTAGGCCAGTTGCATCCCGGAGCCAGTGACGGTGTAGTCGTCTTCCATGACGCCGCCGGCGGGATCGATGCTGTAGACGTGGCTCCCCTCGTCGTCGACGCCGCCGAGGATGGGATTGATCGCCCGGAACGGACCACCGCGGGCGAAGTTGCCGGCCAGCGTCGCCAGCGCCTCGATGTCCATCGACTCGCCGCGGCGGGCCTCGTAGAGGTCGACTTCCGAGCGCAGCGTTCGGATGAACGACTGTGCGCCGCCGACCGAGCCGACGAGCGTTAACGCACCAGTCGGGTGGATCTGCTCGACCTTCTGAACGTTCTTGTTCGAGACGAACCGGCCGCCGAGGCTGGCGCGCATGTCCGTCGCGATGACGACACCCTCGTCGGTCGCGATGCCAATGGTTGTCGTCCCGGTCTTGTTGACGGTGTCCTCGTCGCCGGTCTGACTGCCGTTTGGAAGCGAGCCGAGTTCGGGCTCGTACGGCGACGGGTCGGTCCCCTGTGTCCAGTTACTCATCCGTCTCCTCCTGATCGATCTCCCCGATGATCGACTCGAGGCGGTCCGTGGCGACCGAACTGAACGCCTCGTCGTCGGTCGTGATCGTCGCGACGTCGACCTCCTCGGCGGCGACGACTTCCTCTTCGGGTTCGCTGAGCGCGCTCACGGCGAGTTCGATGCCGCCATCCACGTCGAGATCGGACTGGTAGTTGTCCTCGAGATAGCCCTGAATGACGTCACGGTCGCCGCCGATAGCGGCCGCCTTCCACTCGTAGTCCGTCCCCGAGGGGTCGGTCTCGAACAGTTTCGGCTCGCCGTCCTCGATCCCGCCGACGAGCAGTGCGACGCCGAACGGGCGTGCACCGCCAGTCTGTGTATACTCCTGAATGTGGTCGGTGATCGAGCGCGTCAGCGTCTCGACGCCGATCTGCTGGCCGTAGCGCAGCTGTTCGCCCTGTGCGCGTCGCCGCGCGAGGTCGACGAGCTGGCGCGCGTCGGCGACGTGGCCGGCGCTTGCGACGCCGACGTGGTCGTCGGCCTTGTGGATCTTTTCGACGCTCGAGCGTTCCATAAGCGGCGAGCTGACCCGGCGGTTGGCGGCGAGGACGACGCCATCGGGTGTGCAGAGCCCGACGCTTGCGGTGCCGCGTTTGACTGCCTCGCGTGCGTACTCGACCTGGTAGAGGCGTCCGTCCGGGGAGAAGATGGTGATTCCCCGATCGTAGGCCTGTTGTTGGGATTGTCCTTGCATAGGTTTTGGTCTTCACCTCGGGTAATGGATAGAA from Natrinema sp. HArc-T2 includes the following:
- the psmA gene encoding archaeal proteasome endopeptidase complex subunit alpha; this translates as MQGQSQQQAYDRGITIFSPDGRLYQVEYAREAVKRGTASVGLCTPDGVVLAANRRVSSPLMERSSVEKIHKADDHVGVASAGHVADARQLVDLARRRAQGEQLRYGQQIGVETLTRSITDHIQEYTQTGGARPFGVALLVGGIEDGEPKLFETDPSGTDYEWKAAAIGGDRDVIQGYLEDNYQSDLDVDGGIELAVSALSEPEEEVVAAEEVDVATITTDDEAFSSVATDRLESIIGEIDQEETDE
- the gyrB gene encoding DNA topoisomerase (ATP-hydrolyzing) subunit B, which encodes MSQESEYGAGQIQVLEGLEAVRKRPAMYIGSTDSRGLHHLVYEVVDNSIDEALAGYCDDITVSINEDGSVTVADDGRGIPVDTHEEYDRPALEVILTVLHAGGKFDNKSYQVSGGLHGVGVSVVNALSERLEAEVKRNGGVFRHAFEAGEPVGDMERVRDMEPDEETGTEIRFWPDTDIFETGEFAFSTLSNRLRELAFLNSGVRITLRDEREEKSDDGPVAETYEYDGGIREFVEYLNETRSAMHDDVIYFDDEDQNIQVEVAMQATEELQGSIHAFANNINTREGGTHLTGFKTALTRTVNDYANENDLLSDLENNLKGEDIREGLTAVISIKHPDPQFEGQTKTKLGNSEVRGIVESAMHEGLGTYFEEHPDTAEAIVTKAVEAAKARMAAQKAEELTRRKSALESTSLPGKLADCQTKDPEKAELFIAEGDSAGGSAKQARNPEFQAVLPIKGKILNVEKHRLDRILENDEIRNMITAIGAGIGDEFDVEDVRYKKIIMATDADVDGAHIRTLLLTFFYRHMRPLLEGGYVYATQPPLYRIRYRGETYDAMTDAERDRIVEEKCDGNPSQVQRFKGLGEMNPEQLWETTMNPDNRILKQITIEDAAAADKMFSVLMGDAVEPRKQFIKDHAPEAEWIDI
- the psmB gene encoding archaeal proteasome endopeptidase complex subunit beta, translated to MSNWTQGTDPSPYEPELGSLPNGSQTGDEDTVNKTGTTTIGIATDEGVVIATDMRASLGGRFVSNKNVQKVEQIHPTGALTLVGSVGGAQSFIRTLRSEVDLYEARRGESMDIEALATLAGNFARGGPFRAINPILGGVDDEGSHVYSIDPAGGVMEDDYTVTGSGMQLAYGLLEQEYDDDLSLEDATSIAARAIKSAVERDTGSGNGVFLAEITDEGVEIEGHEAFDAFL